A DNA window from Porites lutea chromosome 6, jaPorLute2.1, whole genome shotgun sequence contains the following coding sequences:
- the LOC140941361 gene encoding uncharacterized protein — translation MTTCFFVLFFVANICQSCSAFEEISTSTSTSTGVSTSSSLSASMSTSVSTSTSTPSLSSSSTSTESGSRSTSTSLSVSTSTSVSTSTSTPSLSSSSTSTESGSTSISTSLSVSISTSVSTSTSTPSLSSSSTSTESGSRSISTSPSVSTSTSVSTSTSTPSLSSSSTSTESGSTSISTSLSVSTSTSVSTSTSTPSLSSSSTSTESGSTSISTSLSASTSTSVSTSTSTPSLSSSSTSTESGSRSISTSLSASTSTSVSTSTSTPSLSSSSTSTESGSRSISTSLSVSTSTSVSTSTSTPSLSSSSTSTESSSRSTSHSSSSSSIVSLVWISSSTSVSSTYEDLVVDVETETLSSSSSRSVSDSSSSSSSSSLDWDEWNATPSSSTIASSSSADIDVDILITWIAWEYERGLLRRKKREAGIASLLEKKIVSYNKKR, via the exons ATGACTACCTGCTTCTTTGTGCTGTTCTTTGTGGCAAACATTTGTCAGTCTTGCTCCGCTTTCGAAG AAATATCCACGAGTACCTCCACCTCTACCGGTGTCTCCACAAGCTCGTCACTCAGCGCTTCGATGTCGACAAGTGTAAGCACCTCCACATCGACACCTTCGCTGAGTAGCAGTTCTACGAGTACAGAGAGCGGCTCCAGATCAACTTCAACGTCACTCAGCGTTTCGACCTCCACAAGTGTAAGCACCTCCACATCAACACCTTCGCTGAGTAGCAGTTCTACGAGTACAGAGAGCGGCTCCACATCAATTTCAACGTCACTCAGCGTTTCGATTTCCACAAGTGTAAGCACCTCCACATCAACACCTTCGCTGAGTAGCAGTTCTACGAGTACAGAGAGCGGCTCCAGATCAATTTCAACGTCACCCAGCGTTTCGACCTCCACAAGTGTAAGCACCTCCACATCGACACCTTCGCTGAGTAGCAGTTCTACGAGTACAGAGAGCGGCTCCACATCAATTTCAACGTCACTCAGCGTTTCGACCTCCACAAGTGTAAGCACCTCCACATCGACACCTTCGCTGAGTAGCAGTTCTACGAGTACAGAGAGCGGCTCCACATCAATTTCAACGTCACTCAGCGCTTCGACCTCCACAAGTGTAAGCACCTCCACATCAACACCTTCGCTGAGTAGCAGTTCTACGAGTACAGAGAGCGGCTCCAGATCAATTTCAACGTCACTCAGCGCTTCGACCTCCACAAGTGTAAGCACCTCCACATCAACACCTTCGCTGAGTAGCAGTTCTACGAGTACAGAGAGCGGCTCCAGATCAATTTCAACGTCACTCAGCGTTTCGACCTCCACAAGTGTAAGCACCTCCACATCAACACCTTCGCTGAGTAGCAGTTCTACGAGTACAGAGAGCAGCTCCAGATCAACTTCACATTCGTCTAGCAGCAGCAGCATTGTTAGTTTGGTTTGGATCAGCTCTTCTACCAGTGTGTCGAGCACATACGAGGACCTCGTGGTCGACGTCGAAACCGAAACTCTCTCTAGTAGCAGCTCCAGATCGGTTTCAGATTCGTCCtccagcagtagtagtagcagtttGGATTGGGACGAGTGGAATGCAACACCCAGCTCTTCGACAATTGCCTCTAGCTCTTCCGCGGACATCGACGTCGACATTCTTATTACTTGGATAGCCTGGGAATATGAACGTGGTCTTCTCCGACGGAAAAAGCGTGAAGCAGGAATAGCGAGCCTGCTGGAGAAGAAGATCGTGTCTTACAACAAAAAACGTTAA
- the LOC140941363 gene encoding isopentenyl-diphosphate Delta-isomerase 1-like: MSRFITRNALLSKNILLCPRKLYPTARRLMEIDSSQAKFLEEPLIMVDEADAVKGYETKRDCHLKANIIEHGMLHRAFSVFLFNGKRELLMQQRSDKKITFPGYITNTCCSHPLHNDEELEEYGNIGVRKAAKKRLSYELGIPDDEISVDDLRFLTRIHYRAGSDKIWGEHEMDYVLFMQKEVTLQPNANEVKDCWYASQTQIKELLQKSSEDPNTLVTPWFKLIADHFLFKWWASLNDLSHFENDREIHRMPGIPT; the protein is encoded by the exons ATGAGTCGTTTTATAACGCGAAATGCTCTCCTTTCGAAAAACATTTTACTCTGCCCGAGGAAACTTTACCCCACGGCACGGAGACTCATGGAAATTGACAGTTCACAGGCGAAATTTTTGGAGGAACCTCTCATTATGGTTGACGAAGCCGATGCAGTGAAAGGTTACGAGACAAAAAGGGATTGTCATCTAAAGGCAAATATCATCGAACACGGGATGCTACATCGGGCATTCAGTGTTTTTCTGTTTAATGGCAAGAGAGAATTATTGATGCAACAAAGATCAGACAAAAAGATCACATTTCCTGGTTATATTACAAATACATGCTGCAGCCATCCGCTTCATAATGATGAAGAACTGGAAGAATATGGAAATATTGGTGTTAGAAAAGCTGCGAAGAAAAGACTCTCTTACGAGTTGGGAATTCCAG ATGATGAAATATCAGTAGATGATTTGCGATTCCTCACCAGGATTCACTACAGAGCAGGTTCAGACAAAATTTGGGGAGAACATGAAATGGACTATGTACTGTTCATGCAAAAAGAAGTAACACTGCAGCCAAATGCTAACGAAGTCAAAGACTGTTGGTATGCTTCACAGACCCAGATCAAGGAACTTCTGCAAAAATCCTCTGAAGACCCAAACACCTTAGTGACACCGTGGTTTAAATTGATTGCTGATCACTTTTTATTTAAATGGTGGGCAAGCTTGAatgacttgtctcactttgaaAATGACAGAGAAATTCACAGGATGCCAGGAATACCAACCTAG
- the LOC140941364 gene encoding COMM domain-containing protein 9-like, with product MAVVLDEEVFHPLNLLLKAQSKDVVRTLFHEAFRYRNDEVPISVLQSVTKSLDVSLNEARQLLESLISVICAALFECLLDPKAVYELFPENFHKNLRELISKIIAESMPIWRTNATNEQVSLPKLIDFNWRVDVKTSSNAIGRMSMPTCIMQLQVQENAREQNAMPAVRRLNVELTKEKLDTMLDGLGKIRDQLSSVAK from the exons ATGGCGGTCGTTTTGGACGAAGAAGTCTTCCACCCTCTAAATCTTTTGCTTAAG GCCCAGTCAAAAGATGTTGTTCGAACCCTCTTTCATGAGGCATTTAGGTACAGAAATGATGAAG tgCCAATATCTGTACTTCAGAGTGTTACAAAATCTCTTGATGTGAGCCTTAATGAAGCACGGCAG CTGTTAGAGAGTCTAATTTCTGTGATTTGCGCTGCTTTGTTTGAATGTCTCTTGGACCCTAAAGCAGTCTATGAACTGTTTCCAG AGAACTTTCACAAGAATCTGAGAGAGCTGATTTCAAAGATCATCGCCGAATCTAT GCCAATATGGAGAACAAATGCAACAAATGAACAAG TTTCACTTCCAAAGCTGATTGACTTTAATTGGCGTGTGGACGTAAAAACATCGTCGAACGCTATTGGTAGAATGTCTATGCCGACATGTATCATGCAACTACAG GTTCAAGAAAACGCTAGGGAGCAGAACGCCATGCCTGCGGTACGCCGCCTGAACGTAGagctaacaaaagaaaagctgGACACCATGTTAGATGGACTTGGTAAAATCAGAGATCAACTCTCCTCGGTGGCTAAATAG